In Bacillus cytotoxicus NVH 391-98, the following are encoded in one genomic region:
- a CDS encoding TetR/AcrR family transcriptional regulator codes for MCKKNLTKRKQQALLTQSNISQVFLNLTKEKKFENITIEDICKRANVSVGTFYHYFSSKEDIYKKIFQQIDENLHVELENIDQHTTVQTTILNFFQCIAEYTTKLELHINLLNDLNKRSFIYEPSLIYKTLKGFVYKGQLEKELTNDMSVEEITTYLFTFARGLILDWCILEGAYSLEQRMDTYMKLALKSLKP; via the coding sequence TTGTGTAAAAAAAATCTGACCAAAAGAAAACAACAAGCTCTACTAACACAGAGCAATATATCTCAGGTATTTTTGAATTTAACGAAAGAAAAAAAATTTGAGAATATAACAATTGAAGATATTTGTAAAAGAGCAAATGTCTCAGTAGGAACTTTTTATCATTATTTCTCTTCCAAAGAGGATATTTACAAAAAAATATTTCAACAAATTGACGAAAACCTACACGTTGAATTAGAAAATATCGATCAACATACAACAGTGCAAACGACTATTTTAAATTTCTTCCAATGCATAGCTGAATATACAACTAAATTAGAGTTACATATAAATCTTCTTAATGATTTAAACAAAAGATCGTTTATATATGAGCCTTCATTAATTTACAAAACTCTAAAAGGTTTCGTTTATAAAGGACAACTCGAAAAAGAATTAACAAATGATATGAGTGTAGAAGAAATAACAACGTATCTTTTTACTTTTGCTAGAGGGCTTATATTAGATTGGTGTATTTTAGAGGGAGCATACTCTTTAGAGCAGAGAATGGATACTTATATGAAATTAGCATTGAAGTCTTTAAAACCATAA
- a CDS encoding alpha/beta hydrolase has product MKNRVHPELLPGLEMYPDQDLRPECLQAMREEAAQVFPATVVDESLSLTEEFIEGPDANPVRIKIYRPKSNNEALPSLLWIHGGGYILGSINDNEDLCVKFAKEVGCVVVSVDYRLAPEHPYPAPIEDCYAALKWIADNAEALNVDSNRIGVAGVSAGGGLTAALTLLARDRQYPSICFQMPLYPMIDDRNNTPSTNEITEGFVWNQKSNEAGWKMYLGKLHGTDHIPAYAAAARAEDYRNLPRTYTCVGQLDPFRSETLTYVTKLAEAGVDVEFHLYPGAYHGFEMFHPDADISIHALNDYVRAVKTGLAKK; this is encoded by the coding sequence ATGAAGAATCGAGTACATCCAGAGTTATTACCAGGGTTAGAAATGTATCCAGATCAAGATTTACGCCCAGAGTGTTTGCAAGCAATGAGAGAAGAAGCTGCACAAGTCTTCCCAGCTACCGTTGTTGATGAATCTCTTTCGTTAACAGAGGAATTCATTGAAGGACCTGATGCGAATCCAGTACGAATAAAAATTTATCGTCCAAAATCAAATAATGAAGCCTTACCTTCCCTGTTATGGATACATGGTGGTGGTTATATCCTAGGCTCTATAAATGATAATGAAGATCTTTGTGTAAAATTTGCAAAAGAAGTTGGTTGTGTGGTCGTTTCTGTAGACTACCGTTTAGCTCCTGAACATCCTTATCCAGCTCCAATTGAAGATTGTTATGCAGCATTAAAATGGATTGCTGATAATGCAGAAGCATTAAACGTTGATTCAAATCGAATTGGTGTTGCAGGAGTAAGCGCTGGGGGCGGACTTACAGCAGCATTAACATTATTAGCTCGTGATCGACAATACCCTTCTATTTGTTTCCAAATGCCACTTTATCCAATGATTGATGATCGTAATAATACACCTTCTACAAATGAAATTACAGAAGGGTTTGTTTGGAATCAAAAGTCAAATGAAGCTGGCTGGAAAATGTATTTAGGAAAATTACATGGAACGGATCATATTCCTGCCTATGCAGCCGCTGCTCGAGCAGAAGATTATCGTAATCTGCCACGTACCTACACATGTGTTGGTCAATTAGATCCATTCCGTAGTGAAACATTAACCTACGTAACAAAACTTGCAGAAGCTGGTGTTGATGTTGAATTTCATCTATATCCTGGAGCTTATCATGGGTTCGAAATGTTCCACCCAGATGCTGATATATCTATTCACGCTTTGAATGATTATGTACGAGCAGTTAAGACTGGTTTGGCAAAAAAGTAG
- a CDS encoding cytochrome P450 encodes MKKTYESIVMIPTNKLIEKKALENPYEPFAWYKEMREKEPICFNPQADMWNVFLYDDVKIVLEDKEHFSKIMPEKKTLPFSKSILGMNPPKHTQIRSIVNRSFTPKVLEAWEPRIQKVTEDILIQLSNRETFDIVQELFYPLPVIVTAEMLGVSANDMERFKKWSDSILSSPNHDDQDYLTEFFHMRLQAENELGEFFEEILQIKRGNSKENSNDIISLLVQNEADNKISGEEIVPFCKLLLVAGNETTTNLLGNALYCLIEHPNVYEQLQQDLSLIPKVIEEVLRYRSPAQRIVRRVKKGMQLNGQTLKVNQIVSAWIGSANRDSQYFNDADSFNIHRPRNPHLGFGYGINFCLGTRLARLVATIVLTEIIKKYKSFSFIDHNLPIPISNSRSLYGLKTFPVKSEIIHIE; translated from the coding sequence ATGAAAAAAACTTATGAATCAATTGTTATGATTCCTACAAATAAGCTAATAGAAAAAAAGGCCTTAGAAAATCCATATGAACCATTTGCATGGTATAAAGAAATGCGGGAAAAAGAACCTATTTGTTTTAATCCTCAGGCTGATATGTGGAATGTTTTTTTGTATGATGATGTAAAAATAGTTTTAGAGGATAAAGAACATTTTTCTAAAATTATGCCCGAGAAGAAAACTCTTCCATTTTCTAAAAGTATCCTTGGGATGAATCCGCCAAAGCATACGCAAATTCGGTCTATTGTAAATCGGTCTTTCACTCCTAAAGTATTAGAGGCATGGGAGCCGAGAATCCAGAAAGTCACAGAAGATATTCTTATTCAATTATCCAATCGTGAAACTTTTGATATTGTACAGGAGTTGTTTTATCCTTTACCAGTTATAGTAACTGCTGAAATGTTAGGGGTTTCCGCTAATGATATGGAAAGGTTTAAGAAATGGTCTGATAGTATTTTAAGTTCACCGAATCATGATGATCAGGATTATTTAACAGAATTTTTTCATATGCGTTTACAAGCAGAAAATGAATTAGGGGAATTTTTTGAAGAAATCCTACAAATCAAGCGAGGAAATTCAAAAGAAAATTCCAATGATATTATCTCTTTGTTAGTTCAAAATGAAGCAGACAATAAAATTTCAGGCGAGGAAATAGTACCTTTTTGTAAACTACTATTAGTAGCGGGAAATGAAACAACAACGAATTTACTTGGAAACGCGCTATATTGTTTAATAGAACATCCAAATGTTTATGAGCAATTACAACAGGATCTATCTCTTATTCCAAAAGTAATTGAGGAAGTATTACGTTATCGTTCACCAGCTCAAAGAATTGTACGTAGAGTAAAAAAAGGAATGCAATTAAATGGCCAAACTTTAAAAGTAAATCAAATCGTCTCAGCTTGGATTGGATCAGCTAATCGTGACTCTCAGTATTTCAATGATGCTGATAGTTTCAACATACATCGTCCGCGAAACCCTCATCTTGGGTTTGGTTATGGAATCAACTTTTGCTTAGGTACTCGACTAGCTAGGTTAGTAGCTACAATTGTATTGACAGAAATAATAAAAAAATATAAATCATTTTCGTTTATTGACCATAATCTTCCCATTCCTATCTCAAATAGTCGTTCTTTATATGGATTAAAAACTTTTCCAGTAAAAAGTGAAATTATCCATATAGAATAA